The Kaistella daneshvariae genomic sequence CGAAAGTTATTTCGTTGATGGCTGCGATGGTAGCGTTGATATTTTCTCTGTTAACACCGGAAATTTCAATTCTACCAATTTCGCCAATTTCTTCAATTGCAATAACCGTATCAAAATCTTTCTGCATTTGCTGGATAATTTTTCCTCCAGGTCCGATAATCGCGCCTATGAAATCTTTTGGAACTTCCAAAACTTCCATTTTCGGAGCGTGAGGTTTTACATCTGCTCTTGGAGTATCGATGGTTTTCAACAATTCGTTCAGGATGTGCAATCTTCCGTCTTTTGCCTGGATCAAAGCTTTCTCCATGATGTCCATGGTTAAACCTTCTACTTTAATATCCATCTGGCAAGCGGTGATTCCGTCTGCAGTTCCTGTTACTTTGAAATCCATGTCACCCAGGTGATCTTCGTCTCCCAAGATATCAGAAAGTACAGTGAATTTCCCGGATTTTGGATCGGTTACCAAGCCCATTGCAATTCCGGAAACGGGTTTTGAAATTTGTACACCGGCATCCATTAATGCTAAAGTTCCGGCACAAACTGTCGCCATGGAAGACGAACCGTTGGATTCTAAAATATCAGAAACGATACGGATGGTGTAAGGATTTTCTGTTGGGATCATTTTCGCCAAAGCTCTTTGAGCTAAGTTTCCGTGACCAACTTCTCTTCTGGAAGTTCCTCTTAAAGGTCGCGCTTCACCCGTAGAAAACGGTGGGAAGTTATAGTGTAAGAAGAATTTCTGGTCGTAATTGATGGCAACGGTATCTACCATATTGGCATCCTTTACAGAACCTAAAGTTACAGCGGTTAAAGACTGAGTTTCACCTCTGGTGAAAATCGCAGAACCGTGCGCGCCCGGTAAATAATCGATTTCTGACCAAATAGGACGAATGGTGTCCGGAGATCTTCCGTCCAAACGAACTTTTTCGTTCAAAATCATCTGACGCATTGCTTCTTTTTCCACGTCGTGGAAATAGATTTTTGCGAAAGGTTTTACCGTTTCCAATTCTTCTTCGGAATATTGAGTTAAGAATTCCTCTAAAACAGCCTGGAAATTGTCGTGTCTTTCTTCTTTTGCAGAAGCGGTTTTTGCCACTTCGTACACTTTTTCATACGTTTCAGCCCAAACTTTTTCGCGAATTTCTTCGTCGTGCTCTTCGTGGGAATATTCTCTTTTCGGCAATGATTTGCCAACTCTTTCAGCTAATCTTTCCTGAGCTGCTACCTGAACTTTAATTTCTTCATGCGCGAATTTGATCGCTTCGATCATTTCCTGCTCGGAGATTTCGTTCATTTCGCCTTCTACCATTACGATAGAATCTTTGGTTGCGCCCACCATAATATTCAAATCTGCTTTTGCAAGATTTTCCATGCTTGGGTTTACTACCAGTTGACCATCGATTCTGGCAACAGTAACTTCAGACATTGGTCCGTTGAAAGGAATATCAGTAATTGCAATGGCTGCAGACGCTGCCAAACCTGCTAAAGATTCCGGCATACATTCTTTATCATAAGAAATCAGGGAAATCATCACCTGAACTTCTGCGTGAAAATCTGAAGGGAAAAGCGGACGCAAAACGCGGTCAACCAATCTCATCGTTAAAATTTCTTCATCAGAAGGTCTTGCTTCCCTACGGAAAAAGTTTCCCGGGATTTTACCAGCGGAATAAAACTTCTCGCGGTAATCTACCGTCAAGGGTAGAAAATCTACACCTGGTTTTGCTTCTTTGCTGGCGACAACGGTTGCTAAAAGCATCGTTCCACCCATTCTTACTACTACAGCACCGTTAGCCTGTTTTGCTAACCGTCCTGTTTCGATGGTGATTTCTCTACCATCATTTAATTGAATTTTTTCAATAATTGCTTGTGGAGCATTCATAAAATTGATCGTCTTGGGCACTCCGTATTGAGTGCGTTATTATTTAATGTATTTAAATTTTCGAGGGCAAATATACGGTTTTTTCACCACTTTAAAATGTGGAAAACCGTGGTTTTTGGTCGGTTTAGCCGGTAAAATTTAATATTGTTAACCGGGTTTTTAAACCAAAGATCTCATCGAAGCTGAAAAACGATAGATTTTAAAAATAGAAATAAATAAAGTGTAAACGCTGTGTTAATCAGTGTTTTCCCCGGAAAGCAGCTATTAAAAAATTGCGATCTCAAAAATATTCGGCACAACTTTGGATATGGAATTTACATCAAAAAATTATAAACATTAAAAATTTTACATTATGGGAATTCTATGGACGCTCATTATTGGAGCAATCGCAGGTTACTTAGGATCATTAATTTTTAAAGGCGGCAGCCTTGGATTAATCGGGAACATCATCGTAGGTATTGTAGGTGGTTTTATCGGTTATTGGTTGCTGGGTGGCAGATTAGGCGAAGGCGTTCTTGGTGAAATTTTAACCGGAACAATTGGTGCCATTATCCTTTTAGCCATTGTAAACCTCTTTACCAGGGGAAGGGTGTAAGTGCAATTACACTTTTGAAAAATTTAGCAGTTTTGCCCGGAATTTTTAGGAATTTCCAATTTGCAAAATCTGAACAAAAAAAAGCAACTTATTTCTAAGTTGCTTTTTTATTTCGCTTCGCGGAAAGATTATTTTCTTAATCCTAGTTCTGCGATGATAGCTCTGTATCTGGTAATATCTTTTTTCTTCAGATAATCTAAAAGGGCTTTTCTTTTACCTACCAAAAGTACCAAAGAACGCTCAGTTGCGTAATCTTTGTGATTTTTTTTCAGGTGACCAGATAAGTGGTTGATTCTGTAAGTAAAAAGTGCGATTTGTCCTTCTGCTGATCCTGTATCTGCATCAGACTTTCCATGTTTTGCGAAGATTTCTTTCTTCTTGTCAGTTGTTAAGTACAT encodes the following:
- a CDS encoding polyribonucleotide nucleotidyltransferase encodes the protein MNAPQAIIEKIQLNDGREITIETGRLAKQANGAVVVRMGGTMLLATVVASKEAKPGVDFLPLTVDYREKFYSAGKIPGNFFRREARPSDEEILTMRLVDRVLRPLFPSDFHAEVQVMISLISYDKECMPESLAGLAASAAIAITDIPFNGPMSEVTVARIDGQLVVNPSMENLAKADLNIMVGATKDSIVMVEGEMNEISEQEMIEAIKFAHEEIKVQVAAQERLAERVGKSLPKREYSHEEHDEEIREKVWAETYEKVYEVAKTASAKEERHDNFQAVLEEFLTQYSEEELETVKPFAKIYFHDVEKEAMRQMILNEKVRLDGRSPDTIRPIWSEIDYLPGAHGSAIFTRGETQSLTAVTLGSVKDANMVDTVAINYDQKFFLHYNFPPFSTGEARPLRGTSRREVGHGNLAQRALAKMIPTENPYTIRIVSDILESNGSSSMATVCAGTLALMDAGVQISKPVSGIAMGLVTDPKSGKFTVLSDILGDEDHLGDMDFKVTGTADGITACQMDIKVEGLTMDIMEKALIQAKDGRLHILNELLKTIDTPRADVKPHAPKMEVLEVPKDFIGAIIGPGGKIIQQMQKDFDTVIAIEEIGEIGRIEISGVNRENINATIAAINEITFVPVVGEVYNGRVVKIMDFGAFVAIAKGTEGLLHISEIEWKRLDKVPYNEGDMVEVKFMGYDDRKKMKLSRKVLLERPPREERPQGDRPQGDRPHGDRPQRDNRNNRDNGQRGDRRDGNSGRTQHSGQTNERPAGDDTFKPLNEGENPTDTKPEGF
- a CDS encoding GlsB/YeaQ/YmgE family stress response membrane protein encodes the protein MGILWTLIIGAIAGYLGSLIFKGGSLGLIGNIIVGIVGGFIGYWLLGGRLGEGVLGEILTGTIGAIILLAIVNLFTRGRV
- the rpsO gene encoding 30S ribosomal protein S15, translated to MYLTTDKKKEIFAKHGKSDADTGSAEGQIALFTYRINHLSGHLKKNHKDYATERSLVLLVGKRKALLDYLKKKDITRYRAIIAELGLRK